The genomic stretch gctagcttctatgtagtaaaacttgcatatcgtaaaagttgctagcttgtagagaagcaaagaattgctatctcgaaagaagcaaaaatgcaaaacttagaaaacttgcaacaaaattgctcttgccatgctttgtatcaaaaataggttgatatccttaaaagcatcgcattaaattttttagtatcgtaatatatcacatgtatcgcaaattgaaatttttgagactattatcatatcatgtttaacaattgatgtctttcatgacataatttctttgcatttttgccttgtatatatcatgtgatgattgaaatattgattgatgcaaattcataatttatgtaaaagtctaaatcattggttcctctccttcttttcggcaatgacatagggggagaaaaattgctagctcaaggcaaatgttggttagcttgtactcttcccttcttttcgacaaaaacaaaggggagaaagcttttgctagttagaacatgcaaagaaaagcaaagtgcaatcttgcacaagaagcaagtgttgaattgccatgattgaacttaagaatcttactatgcttttgtgtttatatgttgtgatgaaaatctagcttcatgttacaaaaacttgaatatcttttaaaatagctagagctacttctcctttttattgatgacatagggggagaagtatattgatgacttcatgaattgaatattatatatatatttgcatgatggtttaaatgtttttcataacatgtgatgaatgttacttggatttgggataatacaagtgttctatcaatggcatattgatagggggagtttagttaaactccggggagttaatgttaactccattagttatcaattagttatcatcatcaaaaagggggagattgttgaatctcggattttgatgatgaaactaattgattgtgtttagatgtttaaaagtattttgagtgatgcaggtctactcgaccatgattagacagttaacgcaggaggaattgacattgtgccggaggagatcacgttaggatattggatggcagaaggcttcgaacgtcgggcatcgggccaagagcataattgcgccaaggatattggggttgtggagatcaatcgccgattgggcaacaagccgcaagagagggcgatgcgccaaagaatcagacgaagcgccaaccaatgacgtgccgggcaacagaatgtcaattcgctttgtaataattgtctagatcggagtagagttttggcttgtgtgtgcaggattaactgcgataacgatgaagacataaagcgaaataaagtatcggagtcaagcgcgaaggatttgttgcgagttcaagagttcgacggaagtccgaaggttcgtcgagaatgctgccgaaactagccgagaatgagtagggagcttgccgaagggtttttcagaagcttgccaaaaggttcgttggaagttcgcggagctcgccgagaaagatcggagcttgctaaagaagctcgttggaactcgccaagatcaaatcgtgaagtctaggagcttgtcgggagtccgtagaatggtttccgagagtttatcggaagaccgtcggaagttcgtcggaagctcgccggaagaagtcttgacttacagactttgtaatagcttagaaaatgtctttaaattcgtagttagcatgttaattagggttaggattatgtgttaatcctataacccaagtaggggccaattgggcccgagttcggactggtttgggccaagtttggagccaaccagtgagctgaattggcctaggcggtagcaccacctagactgggcggtagcaccgcccagcacccgagagctgggcggtggcaccgcttgactgggcgatggcaccgccagtccactgtcagtgtcagacactaacagacggtggcactgctggcctcggaaaccaaagagaattcaaattttggagcccaaatttgaatcctcttgaggcctataaatactcctcaaatctcagttgagattataactttttgagaagcaattgattgagagaaaggtcttagaaaagtcttagctagtcttattttcaatttgctagtgttcacctccttctttcttgttgaaaatctgtaagagagtgaaccgtttgtaaaaagttataagaggggtatttacccttccccttcaagagatttactagtggaaggtgggagcctcatcgaagaggggcctcgcaagtggatgtaggtcatttgaccgaaccactttaaaatcggcgtgatctctggtttgcatttacttattgtcatttatattactgtaaaccatttgcactttgatgctctacttctttgtctccttcttacgtatctcttcaagttaaaacgcaattgaaacggtttcaaatgaaacgttgcatttatcgtacgaagtttccgaaaatgtttaaatcgtcaaaagtttatcgtactttaccgctgcaataattcatcccccctcttagtgccgctccgatcctaacagtccgGAGGCCCACAAACGCTACTAAGCACCCCATCCCGAAGACACGATCACCTCGTCATCCAGCTCAGGCAATAGAAGGCTCCCGACATTGATCCGTGGACCAAACCgtgttgactcatcagccacgatatTTTTATTCACTAACAGGAGGAGGCATGGGAACATTCAAAGAAGGTGTGCTTCAAGGAATCGAAGTGTCGTGCCGACGGCAGATATAACAAATATCGGATTGCTTGTCGAGAAATCTATGCATCTAAGAAGAAGTAGGAAGTCTACTTCAATGGAGTTTTCAAATATAATTTTGAACTCGAGGTGAAACATTAAGACACCATATATCATCTTTTAGCTTCACCATTGGTCGAGGGTAAGTGACTTTACTCGAAGTTTTGTCATGAATGATATTAACAATATATCAAAAGTTTGAAACCTAATCATTGTTGAAGAAAATAGACCATTTACAAAAATTGAGTAGAATCAATACATGAAGATCCCTAAACATTAATATTGTGGCTACTGTCTTCTAAACTCAAATTTATAAAGTAAAATACCTTACCAAttccacttgagagatgtgttgaagTCTCAAGGGTTGGGGAGACTGTATCTAATCACAAAAAAATTAAACACGAAaggtatttttttatatttaaaatataaattattttggtTAGCTCTAAGagatatatatattctttattaATAATGTGCATAGATTTATAAGAGAAAGAGTTATTCCAAAGCTAGTCTTTTCTTATAATAATCCATAACAttagttttttattataatataataattttttattatatttcatataaacataaatatataatttatgcattttttttaaaaaaatattaaatcaattgtaggaaaataaatagaaaattaataatttcaaattatatttcatataaacataaatatataatttatgcatatttttttaaaaaaatattaaatcaattgtaggaaaataaatagaaaattaataatttcaaatggtttaataAATCAATGAGTAaattggagatgcggggtatcgatccccgtacctctcgcatgctaagcgagcgctctaccatctgagctacatccccttGCTTATTACTCATGTTAAATACCTCTTATGGTTAATGCTATTAAACATTAAAATCGACTCCATTTGTATGATCaaaatttatttatgaaataaatataTTACTCATTTATCGAAATCAAATGTATTTTAGTTCCTAAGTTGTTTGAGCATCATCAACCACGAAGCCTCACGCGTGTATCGCGTGACTCTAATCGTCGTAATTACTTGCCTTCCGGCAGCGACTAAAACCATCCGCCCTTTAACGCATCCCTTCGGTTTCCCTCTCCGTCTGCTCGCCCTCCGACAGGATACACTCTCCTTCATTCGTACCCCTTAATCCCCTCGCGCCACCTTAGACGGCTCGCTTCATTACACGGTCCTTAAGGAGCTCCGCTGCTTTGCTCCCTCGCTCCCGATCCCGCCTCGGCTCCAATTAGCTTCTCCTCCCTTCCTCAGATCGCGATCTCTCCCTTCGCCTTGCTCGTATCGGAGGATTCACCCCTTTCGCTTTCTCGCcaatccaagttctgagcttaatTCTTAATCTATGGCGTCGTCGTCTCCGCCGTTCGCCGCGGGGCCCCCGAGGCCGCGGCCAGGATTTGCCCCCTCCGCCAACGCAAACGTCGCCGGCGCCCCTCAGATCAACCAGATCGGCCGCCCCCTGCCGTCCTCCACCGCCCCCAGCGCTCCCCTCCCGCCCTCACCTTTCTCCGCACCTCTCCCGGCCTCCACCCGTCCCGGCCCTCCCCAATACGCATCCCGCCCGCCAGCTGCGGCCTTTCCGCAGGGCCTGGTCGCCAGTAACGGGCCTCAGGGCCTTGTCGCGCCGCGGATCCCCCCTCCTTCTCATGCCCAGCAGACGCCGCCGGTTGGCGCTCCGGCGTCAATCAGGGCTCCCTCTCCGTCGGCTGCGCCTTCCCAGGCTCAGGTTGTCCGTCCGTTTCCCGGGAGCCCGCCTGCCGCTACCCCTGTGGCCGCTGCTGCATCGCGGCCGTTCACAGGTCCACTGGCTTCGCAGCAATTCGGTAGACCGCCAATCTCGCACCACTTGTCCGGATCGCCGACCTCGCAGCCGCCCTTCGCTGGATCACAGCCAGCCTTGGCCGGACAGCCCACCACGCAGCTACCTTTCAACAGACCACCCACATCGCAGCAATTTGGTGGACCACCCACGCAGCAGACATTCACCAGACCGCCAGTTTCACAGCCGTATATGGGCTCATCAACCTCCCAGCCGTATGCAGGACGGCCATCCTCGCCGTCATATGTCGGTCCACCATCTTCGCAGCCATTCCCAGGGCCTCCTAATATGGGCGCCCCTTTCGGCACTCCAGCTCCAGCTTGGCCATCACAACCGCGGCAGGTGAGTGAAATTTTGTTCTCTGCCTACAGTCAGAAGACTTACCTTCAATTGAATCTAAACGATGCAAAAAATGTGAATTTTCTTTCTTCGTTTGTTGGTTACTAAAGTTCGACTGATCTTAAACCCTTCTATATCCTCCTTGGTTAACGCCATGCCTTGCTTTGGTGGTGTTCTTCATTGCTTTTACCTATGCCAAGTCCAGTTAAAGGATGTGACTGAAGCTGACATTAGGGTACTCATTTAAATTGGTTTTAGGTGGCCCCTTCCATGCCGGGCAACATGCAAGCCCCTCCTGGAATGTTCGGCATGCCGCCAGGCACACCAGGTCATACTATGCCTCCGGTTCCACCTGCTATGGGCCACTCGCCCCTTGCAGGGTCTCAAGTCTCGACGCCATCCAAGATTGATCCTAACCAAATTCCCCGACCCTTGCCAAGTTCCTCAGTCACACTATTCGAGACTCGTCAAGGAAATCAAGCAAATGTACCACCGGTATGTACTTAAAGGTGTGatattttcatattaaaatttgcATGTCCCTTCTAGTTTTTGTACTGGTTTTAATAGTGCTAGGTATCCTATTCTGAAAAGATTTCTGTCTAATGGAGGTCTTGTCTGTTTTATTATAACTCATCTAGTGGTTGTTCTGACTCACCATTGTTCTCTTCTAAGCCTGCAACAAGCAATTTTGTTGTCAAGGATAATGGTAATTGCAGTCCTCGCTTTATGAGATGCACCATGAATCAGGTATAGTTTCATTTAACATTTTTTTACAGGCTAATTATGATGACCATCTGTTAGTATTAAACAAGTGCATGTCATGATAGATACCATGCACCGGAGACCTTTTGTCTACATCTAGCATGCCTTTGGCCTTGATGGTGCAACCGCTGGCTCTTCCACATTCATCCGAGGAGCCTATCCAAGTAATGAACACCTCTTACTGAATCATCGGATAGTCTATACTATTGTTTGGAATATTACAATTGGAGATAGCAAGTGTTAGTTACATCTTCGACATTGTCATGTAATGAGGTTGCTCAATTAACCTTTTAAAATTTAGATTCTCAATGGGCTTAGTGTtattgtatttttttaatttaatgaataaagaaatttgaaagggAAACATATTTTTAGGACATTGCTAATCATTGAGAAGAGATGTGACTTGTTGAATAAAGAAATTAGTACAGGCCAGGCGGGAAGCTAGCATGTGAACTATATTTTTTCGAGCGAGGACATATCACTGATCAGCAATCGTTGTAAAGAGATCAGTGAGTTTAGATCTAGATAATCTGATCCCACAAACTATTGGTGTTGTAGCTTAAAATGGATCTTTTTGCTGCTAATGCATAGCTTTGATTGTAAATTCTTTGatttgtcatgatttatttgaaaaaaaatattatagctcAATTCATAACTGATGTTGATGTTATTGATCCTGCACTTGGTTTATGCACATGAGACAAATATATGGGGATTGTAAAGTCAATTTTCATGGGATATTACTATTGTTGAAAAGAGAAATGTTTAAAATTTTAAGTGTGCTGAATGCCTCAGCCTTAGCCATATGGGTCTTATACACAGTTAGATGATGGTTACTGATGTCATGTTTCCACAACTTATTAATTGCTAATACTTATGTATTATGAATCAAAAATTGACAGTTGGCTTCTTTCCTCGTCTGAAGTTGGTAAATGAAAGAATTTTGGACAGACAATCTTACATCAATTACATCTCTTTGTAGTTTAGGCAGTTTCAAAGTTCCTGGTATTGTTATTCGTATAATGTCTCATTCATGTTTATGTTGAAGCTTCATTCCGTCAGAGGTCTAATTTGTCTAATGAATTTAATATTTGTGTTCCTTCGACTACTTTTGTGGAGTATAGATTGTAGATTTTGGTGAAAGTGGACCTATACGGTGTTCTCGATGCAAAGGTTACataaatcctttcatgaaattCATTGATCATGGACGAAGATTTATTTGCAATTTATGTGGTGAGTACTTAGCAGTTGGTTTGATATTTTTGTAATAGCCTTTCGATTTTTTCTATAATCATTTAAATTCTGTAAATATCTTTTCCTGCTTCAGTGGCAGCTCTTCTTGTTAGTTACTTATTTgaagtttctaaagttcttttaATGGGTTCTTTGCAGTACACCTTTATTTTTTGTCTTTAAGTCCTGGTTGTGCATTTTTTACAGGCTTTACTAATGATACTCCGCGGGACTACTACTGTAATCTTGGGCCAGATGGTAGGCGCCGTGATGCCGATGAAAGGCCCGAACTTTGTAGAGGAACGGTTGAATTTGTTGCTACTAGAGAGTACATGGTTGGTCTAATTTTCAGCTGCCTCCTAAGATCTAGCGGTTTTACTATTCATTGAAAAAGTTGATATAGTTATAGACATGAGCAGAATTATTTTATGGAATTGGATTATTTCTTCCAGTTCTGATGGATTTTGCATTAACAttgtgatctctctctctctctgcattccTTCTTGTGCAAATTGTTTAACTTTTTGGATGAACATTTTAGTTGTCAAAATGCAACTGTCGGAGGGCATATTCTCTTACATATGCATGTTCTTTCTTTGGGGTTCACAAATTATGGGTTGTGCAGTTCTCATGTGTGTGTTGCCTGCATATGAGTGGTTTATTATTTCCTGCAATTTTGGCAGATCTACATGAAGAGAAACGGTGCAACAAAATATCTTAGACTTGAAgccatgcatgaattgaaatagaATTTTAATCCTGATGGGCTCAAAATCATGCCCAGACCCTGCCTTAAAAAGAGTGGTTCTGAAGATTCATATAGTGGAGAGTGGTTAGTACCCATTTGTGTGGCCTGGGAGAGCTTAAGAAAAGAAGTCAAATTCACTCCTTGCTCTGttcctctctctatctcttttTCTGAAGATTATTGTTTTCCTCCTATCAAAATTTGTTAAGTCTGTCGGTTTATATTTAGAAAGTTTTCAAGATGGTCTTTTTGGTCTTTGATCTTTTGCTATGACCTTCTTTTTTGTAAAACCTATGTGGAAGATGCTTTTTTTTCCTGCCAGTGTAACATTTTCTTTTCTCCTGCACTCTAATGTTTCTTGTTTCTTACATCTGGAATGTGTCTTCATATCTTGGGACTAAATGTGGACATTTCTATTTTACTCTTTCACTTAAACAGGCTAGCTTTCTTTATATAATAGTATCTGTTCCTTCCAAAATTTCTTAAACCTTCCTGCATTGTTGGATGTGGGTGAGCCATATAGTGCCCTCATCTGTTATTGACATGATGCTATTTTCTTGAGGATGCATAGATAAGTGACTGACACATAACAGTGGCATTAGCTATGTCACCTTCTCTTGTACTACATATTTCATGATCTTAATGAATTAGGTACTAGGCTCTACTatctttgtaataaaaaaaaagaagaaagaaggaaaagaagaaaaaggaaagagaaagaaagaagaaatggtGACTCAACAACAACTTAACTATGTTTAACTGGAAAGAAAAAATAGTGACTGAACATCAACTTAACTATGTTTAACTAACAATATTTTTCACCTTAATTCTATTATATCTCCATCCATGTGAAGTGGGCTTGAACATAGGAACAGAATTTTTGGCATGCCACAAAATTTTTTTTCTGCTGTATGGTTTATGGATGAAAATTTCAAAATGCATATGCAACTGAAGTTTGCACAATTATCCATTATGTGTATGTTTTAAGGCGTTGTGTTAACTTTTGCATGAACATTTGGTTTCAGGTACGTGATCCAATGCCTGCTGTCTTTTTCTTCCTCATTGATGTCTCAATGAATGCTGTACAGACCGGTGCAACTGCAGCAGCTTGCAGTGCAATCAGTCAGTCTCTTGCAGATCTTCCTGTAAGTTTTTGTTTCTTTCTGCTGTTTGTTAATATACACCTGAGTTAACTGCACTATCACAATACATTCACAATGAAGAAGTACAAACAAGACAATTACATAGTAagtaacatatagaaggtgtattgCATTCTTATATTTTGCCTGGACGCAAGAACTTTAGACTTAGCTTTATTTGATGATTGGGCCAGACCCATCTAGTAAAGCAGTAAGGAGATCCAGGATCCAAACCCTGATTTGATAACAGTTTTAAGTGTACTAGACATGTACCCTATGAATTAGATATTGGTTCAGGCATGTTGAATCCTAAAAATTGATGACTGCTCTGCCGGTGTATTTTTGTATATCAGAAATAGATACTGTTGATAAACTTATCAGATCAGCTTATCAAAACAGACAGTTGTTGAAAGTTGTAAAAAAAATGAAGATGAAGGAGGCGGCAGCATACCTGAGGGAGGAGGAAGTGGTGAGTGATGGTGATGGCATGAAGAAGGGGGTTGAGGAAGACATGggaggaaaaaataaaataaccatCAAATAATTATAAGAAAAAGATAGGGGTACCAGGTGCTAGGCTTATTGTTTAGTACCTCCCTCAGTTCAAACTGGTTTTTGAATCCATGGTTGGTTATTAGCAATTCTATTTAGATTCAACTAGGTGCTTAGTGGTTAACTAGTACAATGTTAATGCTAGTTAACAttgagggaggaggagaggagggagagaTGTCGGGAGAAAGAGAGGGGAAGAGATAGGGGTTCTTGGTGGTATGCTTATTTGCTTGTTACCCCTGATTTTGATCATTAAAAACGGGTGGTAGTTCGAACTTATTTATAAGTCCTTGTTTTGTTATTGGGATTCTGTTTAGATTCGACTAGGGGCTCGTCAGCATTTTACTGGTATAATATTGATATCAACTAACACTTAAGAAGACATCCCTGTATAACTCATCCTTGCCTTCTGAATTTCCTTAATTGTGGTCAAATGACACTAGTAtataccaaggattttaatttcgaatgatactgcccgtactgggcggtatcaGCCTGGTTGCGGCGAGGGAAGAAGTGtcgagggagaagagagagaaagtgctcaaagaagagggagaatcgggagaacctcaaCACTTTTCGATCCGGCGCCGCCCTCCCTCGATGATCCCGATCTAGGAGGTAACGAAGAGGCGGCAACTCGACTTCTTCTTCATTGCGTTCTTGGCCAAAGGCCAGAGACGCCTGCAGCCTTTGCCGCTTTCTTTGCTGAAGCTTGGAGATGCCTGTGGCCTTTGCTACGTTCTTTGCCGAAGGCCGGAGACGTCTGCAGCCTTCAACGTCTTCGCCGAACGCCGCAAATGAAGGGAAGCCCACATTCTTCTCCTCGTCTAAcacaaggaaaagaaaaggaggcGACATTGTCGAGGCAACGTAtgcctccttttttttattttttttttattattcttatattaatttttataattttattatatatatatgtatatatatacatatacatatacatatatatatatacatatacatatatatatatatatacatatacatatttacatatacatatacatatatatatacatatacatatatatatacatatacatatatatatacatatatatatatatatatacatatacatatatatatatatatatatatatcgaatggTACACCCTAACGTACTACTCAGTATGTCCGTACCGTACCGCACCATACCAAGCAAAGCTCAAAACGTTAGTACGATACGAAATTATGAACCTTGGTTCATGCACTATCAGATCTATAATTTTATCTTAATTCTTATATTTTAGTGCCATCAGCCATTGAGAATTTTCTTTCACATATGTGAAGTTAGATTAGTTTTACATGTAAATGCTTGCTTCATTTCAGGATGGTCCACGGACAATGGTTGGTATTGCAACTTTTGATTGCACTATTCATTTCTATAATCTTGGACGAGCTTCACAGCAGGTATATAGACTATAACATTCTGGGTCTACCAACATTTTGTCTGTTTATTGCATTGTTCTTCATCTTAGACTTAATAATGGTATTGTTTAAAAATTAGTATTATCTATGTGGGATTCTGAGTTTAGCCTGCTCTCCATGAAATATAATGTGAGTTCTTTGCTGAGATATAACTGATTAAATACTTAAGTAAGAGGTAACAACACAAAGAAAATATAGGAAAACATGAAAATATTGTCAGGCACAATTTTTTCCAAATGTAGTTTACTGACAAAAGGTTGTTGACCTGCATCCCAAGTAAGATTTTTGCAAAGGTTGTGCCATTGACTGTGGATGGCAATCAGGCTTAAACAAGATTGATTGGGTTTAGATTAATCAGGGAAATGCAATATTGCTTGGCCACTAGATGGGTGCAGGTACCACAGTTGTAGGTAGCTGGAACTTGTGGTTAAGGGACTTTTGCCTTGTATATACATAGTTCAATTGAAGGCAATGACTGGAATAGAAGGATGCATATGCGAGCTTCCTTTGGGCCTTGAACTTAAATTTTAAAGCATAACTATGGATATACAAGTTTAAATAGATGTATTTATGCTGGCTTTTTGACTCCACATCAACATATGTTTATTTATATACATCTACATTGTTAAATGCCTGCTGTAAGTCTTTAGGGACTGGATAAAGCATACacattatttgttttcctagcagTAGCTGACACAATTAATATGAAAGtatacaaatattttttatttgaaaaagtgatgttaacttcagatGTTTTGTTGAATATAATGACAAGTTGGCTAGAGTAAGCAATAACTATAAAGGGTTTATTAAGGACTTGGAAGAACATAGGATCATGTATAAAGAATGCATTAAacatattctttatatatattcctatatttatcctatTGCATTCTGCACTCCACTGGCATAGTCCTATGACATACTTGGTACGTGGATGGTGTAAAAACTCATGGAAAAGAATTAATAAATGAGAATCTGTATAAACTATTTCTGTTTGGTGGACTTCATAGGTTTGCAATATGGAAGAAATATACTACAAGGATTACATTTGTATCTATATACTTGTCTAAAAAAGCTAGCATTTGCTTACATTTCTGTTGATGCTAATTTtatcacaagaaaataaaaatcaagaAGTGGAAGTCAAAATATGACAGGAGATATGTTGTACTAGATTGTTTGAATATAAAAAGCATGGTGACCAACAAGGCTAAGCGAAGTCCCTCACCAAGTTTCTCCTAGGTTCTCTGACAACATTTGAGTTCCTGTAATGCTTATGATCATGTGACTAAAAATGAGGTTCCTCTTAGACTAACCATGAATGAAATTTGAACCTTCCAATAGATATTACAGCTATATCGCAATTTGCTGCAGATTCTTCCAGACTTCATAGGTTTGCAGTCTGGAAGAAATATACAAGGATTACATTTGTATCTATATACTTGTCTAAAAATGCTTACATTTGCACACATTTCTGTTGATGCTAATTTTATCACAAGAAGATAAAAATCAAGATGTGGAAGTCAAAATATGACAGGAGATATGTTTTACTAGATTGTTTGAATATAAAAAGCATGGTGACCACAAGGCTAAGCGAAGTCCATCACCAAGTTTCTCCTGGGTTCTTTGACAACATTTGAGTTCCTGTAATGCTTATGATCATGTGACTAAAAATGAGGTTCCTCCTAGACTAACCATGAAAGAAATTTGAACCTTCCAATACTGGATTTAGATATTACAGCTACGTCGCAATTTGTTGCAGATTCTTTAGGATTTTGTTACCTGAAAATGACAGGCTTTTATTTTGtctaaaataacataaaatttgtATGAGAATCGATAAAGAGAATGGCTAAAACAAATTCAAAAGGCACTCTGGACTCTAAGGACCTCAAGAATCACACTGAATTTTTGAACTGAAT from Musa acuminata AAA Group cultivar baxijiao chromosome BXJ1-3, Cavendish_Baxijiao_AAA, whole genome shotgun sequence encodes the following:
- the LOC103978420 gene encoding protein transport protein SEC24 C, whose product is MASSSPPFAAGPPRPRPGFAPSANANVAGAPQINQIGRPLPSSTAPSAPLPPSPFSAPLPASTRPGPPQYASRPPAAAFPQGLVASNGPQGLVAPRIPPPSHAQQTPPVGAPASIRAPSPSAAPSQAQVVRPFPGSPPAATPVAAAASRPFTGPLASQQFGRPPISHHLSGSPTSQPPFAGSQPALAGQPTTQLPFNRPPTSQQFGGPPTQQTFTRPPVSQPYMGSSTSQPYAGRPSSPSYVGPPSSQPFPGPPNMGAPFGTPAPAWPSQPRQVAPSMPGNMQAPPGMFGMPPGTPGHTMPPVPPAMGHSPLAGSQVSTPSKIDPNQIPRPLPSSSVTLFETRQGNQANVPPPATSNFVVKDNGNCSPRFMRCTMNQIPCTGDLLSTSSMPLALMVQPLALPHSSEEPIQIVDFGESGPIRCSRCKGYINPFMKFIDHGRRFICNLCGFTNDTPRDYYCNLGPDGRRRDADERPELCRGTVEFVATREYMVRDPMPAVFFFLIDVSMNAVQTGATAAACSAISQSLADLPDGPRTMVGIATFDCTIHFYNLGRASQQPLMLIVPDVHDVYTPLHTDIIVQLAECRQSLEQLLENIPNIFENNKVAESAFGAAIKAGFLALKPTGGKLLVFQSVLPSVGIGSLSSREAEGRTNVSAGDKEAHKLLQPADKTLKAMAGEFAEYQVCVDMFITTQTYVDIASISVVPGTTGGQVYYYYPFSALSDPGKLYNDLRWNISRPQGFEAVMRVRCSQGLQVQEYSGNFCKRIPTDIDLPGIDSDKTIMVTFKHDDKFQENSECGFQCALLYTTVYGQRRIRVINLSLPCTSMLSNLFRSADLDTQFACFLKQAASIIPVSSLSQVREHITNLCINILHAYRKYCATVSSSGQLILPEALKLLPLYTLALAKSIGLRNDARLDDRSYWVSLVTSLSISLAIPLVYPRMITIHNLTAKEDDESLLPASIPLSSEHINDDGIYLLENGEDGLIYIGNMANPETLQQIFGVSSVDGLPAQLVLEQFDNDLSKKLNDIVNEIRKQRCSYLRLRLCRKGDPSGMHFMSYMVEDKTPGGLSYVEFLVHVHRQIQTKMA